One Thiocapsa sp. genomic window, ATCGGCTCGGGCAAGTCGACCCTGGTGGATGCCGTGACGACCCTTTTGGTCCCGGCCCAGCGCATCGCCTACAACAAGGCTGCGGGTGCGGACAGCAAGGAGCGCACGCTGCGGTCCTACGTGCTGGGGCATTACAAATCGGAGCGCAACGAGGTGACCGGGGCGGCCAAGCCCGTGAGTCTGCGCGATCACAACAACTACTCCGTCATCCTCGGCGTCTTTCACAATGCCGGCTACGACCAGACCGTGACGCTTGCGCAGGTCTTCTGGATGAAGGAGGCGCAGGGTCAGCCGGCGCGGTTCTTCGTCTGCGCCGAGCGCGATCTCGCGATCGCGGCCGACTTCTCCCGATTCGGGACGGACATCGCCCAACTGCGCAAGAAGCTGCGCGGGCTCGGCGCCGAGATCGAGGACGGCTTCCCCAAATACGGCGCATGGTTCCGGCGCCGGCTGGGTATCGACAGCGAGCAGGCGCTCGAGCTTTTTCATCAGACGGTCTCGATGAAGTCCGTCGGCAACCTCACCGATTTCGTGCGCGGACACATGCTGGAGCCCTTCGCGGTGGAGCCCCGCATCAAGGCGCTGATCGCACACTTCGACGACCTCAACCGCGCGCACGAGGCGGTCCTCAAGGCCAAGCGCCAGGTCGAGATGCTCACGCCCTTGGTGGCGGACTGCGAACGTCACGCCAAACTGACGCGGGAGGTCGAGGATCTCAGAGGCTGCCGCGACGGGTTGCGTGTCTACTTCGCGGGTTTGAAGCTGGCGCTGCTCGGGAAACGTCTGGCGCACCTTCAGGAAGACCGGGAGCGCGTCGATGCCCTGGTCAAGCGCCTGGAGGGCCGTCGCGAAGAGCAAGGCAACCAGGTCTACGAGCTCAAGCGCGCGGTGGCCGAGAACGGCGGGGACAGGCTCGAACGCCTGGCCGCCGAGATCAAGAAGCTGGAGGCGCTGCGCGACGCTCGGCAGGCCAAGGCGCGACGCTATGCCGAGCTGACGGCCGATCTCGACGAGAGCCCGGCCGCGGACGAGACGGCCTTTCTCGCGCAACGGCGTCGGCTCGGGGAGATCCGCGAGGGTTTGCAGGCTCGGGATGTCGATCTGCAGAACGAGGTGACCGAACATAGCGTGACCCTGCGCCAAGGCCAGCTCGAACACGACGCCCTCCAGGCCGAGATCGAGAGCCTGAAGCGTCGTCGCAGCAATATCGACGACCAGCAGATCCGGATCCGTGCCGCGCTCTGCGAGGCGCTGGGTCTATCCGAGGAGTCGATGCCCTTCGCGGGCGAGCTGCTGCAGGTGCGTGACGAGGAGCGCGACTGGGAAGGTGCGGCCGAACGACTGATGCGCGGCTTCGGCCTGTCCCTGTTGGTGCCGGACACGGCCTACAAGGCGGTCGCCGAGTGGGTCGACAGCAGCCATCTGCGCGGTCGGCTGGTCTATTTCCATGTGCGCGCCCGGGCGCGCACCCAGTTGCATACAGGGGGCCGGGGCGACCTGCCCGAGCTGCACCGCGACTCGTTGGTCCGCAAGATCGCCGTCAAACCGGACTCGCCCTTCTACGACTGGCTCGAGCGCGAGCTGGCGCATCGCTTCGACGTGGCCTGTTGCATCACGCAGGAGCAGTTCAGGCGCGAGACCCGCGCCGTCACGCACGCCGGCCAGATCAAGGATCCGACCGGACGCCACGAGAAGGACGACCGTCACCGCATCGACGACCGCAGTCGCTATGTCCTGGGCTGGACCAACGCGGCCAAGATCGAGACGCTGGAGGCCAAGCGTCGCCGGCTCGAGGCGCATCTCGCCGAGATCGGCGCACTGACCGGTAAGCTCTTATCCGAGCGAAGGGCGCTCGGTACCCGCCTGAACGCACTGACGCGACTGGAAGAGTTTGTCGACTTCAACGAGCTGGACTGGGCCTCGGTCGCGACCGAGGTCGCCGCACTGATCGACGAGCGGCAACGCTTGGAATCGGCATCCGATCTGCTCAAGCAGCTCAATCAGCGCCTGGGCGAGGCGGTCCAAGCGCTTGCGGTTATCGAGGGCGAGCTGGAAGACGCCAAAGCGAAACGCGCCAAGATCGAGCAAAAGCA contains:
- a CDS encoding ATP-binding protein is translated as MQPFESLDLDFVADDRLSGFRLSRLEVFNWGTFDGRVWTLLLDGKNGLLTGDIGSGKSTLVDAVTTLLVPAQRIAYNKAAGADSKERTLRSYVLGHYKSERNEVTGAAKPVSLRDHNNYSVILGVFHNAGYDQTVTLAQVFWMKEAQGQPARFFVCAERDLAIAADFSRFGTDIAQLRKKLRGLGAEIEDGFPKYGAWFRRRLGIDSEQALELFHQTVSMKSVGNLTDFVRGHMLEPFAVEPRIKALIAHFDDLNRAHEAVLKAKRQVEMLTPLVADCERHAKLTREVEDLRGCRDGLRVYFAGLKLALLGKRLAHLQEDRERVDALVKRLEGRREEQGNQVYELKRAVAENGGDRLERLAAEIKKLEALRDARQAKARRYAELTADLDESPAADETAFLAQRRRLGEIREGLQARDVDLQNEVTEHSVTLRQGQLEHDALQAEIESLKRRRSNIDDQQIRIRAALCEALGLSEESMPFAGELLQVRDEERDWEGAAERLMRGFGLSLLVPDTAYKAVAEWVDSSHLRGRLVYFHVRARARTQLHTGGRGDLPELHRDSLVRKIAVKPDSPFYDWLERELAHRFDVACCITQEQFRRETRAVTHAGQIKDPTGRHEKDDRHRIDDRSRYVLGWTNAAKIETLEAKRRRLEAHLAEIGALTGKLLSERRALGTRLNALTRLEEFVDFNELDWASVATEVAALIDERQRLESASDLLKQLNQRLGEAVQALAVIEGELEDAKAKRAKIEQKQEDAEALRVQTRAIFAPSGDEERPAPPAELTERLEAMRTEALGEHQLTVESCDNREQDMRAWLQTRINNESGKINTLLNRIITAMVAYKNAFELETRELDANVEAAFEYRQQLDQLGRDDLPRFETRFKELLNVNTINEIANFNAQLARERETIKERIGRINESLTQIDYNPGRYIALESQISPDAEIRDFQSELRACTEGALTGSEDAQYSEAKFLQVKTIIERFRGREGQTDSDRRWTAKVTDVRNWFLFAASERWREDGTEHEHYSDSGGKSGGQKEKLAYTILAASLAYQFGLEWGAVRSRSFRFVVIDEAFGRGSDESAQYGLRLFQQLNLQLLIVTPLQKIHIIEPFVSAVGFVHNEGGRESKLRHLTIEEYREESRMRKAEPSASVAT